Within the Hypericibacter adhaerens genome, the region GAAGGCGGCGATTATGTTCCGGACGCGCTGGGGCAGATCGATCACATCCTGCGCGATTTCCGCACCGACGACGTGCATCCGATCGACGCCCGGCTTCTGGACCTGCTGAACACGCTGCATCAGAAGCTGGGTTCCAAGGTCCCCTTCTCGGTCATCTCCGGCTACCGCTCGCCCAAGACCAACGCCGCGCTCGCGGAAGCCAGCAACGGCGTCGCCAAACACAGCCTTCACATGGAAGGCCAGGCGATCGACATCCATCTCGAGGATGTGGCGCTCAAGGACCTGCGCCGCGGCGCCTTGGCGCTGAAGCGCGGCGGGGTGGGCTACTACCCGGCCTCCGACTTCGTCCATGTCGATGTAGGCCGCGTCCGCACCTGGTAGCGCCGGACGGCCTTTTCTCCCGACAGCATAGCTGTGGCGGGCCCGGCACCGGGCCCCTATTCTCCTCGGCGGTCGAGACGAGGAGCAGCCCATGACCGGCTACCG harbors:
- a CDS encoding DUF882 domain-containing protein yields the protein MTKPAGRQPALARRRFLAWGAASMAVALPALAMPHIANAATLAANQRRLAFDNLHTGETLKTVYWEGGDYVPDALGQIDHILRDFRTDDVHPIDARLLDLLNTLHQKLGSKVPFSVISGYRSPKTNAALAEASNGVAKHSLHMEGQAIDIHLEDVALKDLRRGALALKRGGVGYYPASDFVHVDVGRVRTW